One window of the Leptotrichia massiliensis genome contains the following:
- a CDS encoding YeiH family protein, translating to MNKKIIFYVGCLIALIFPLIKSVHAFASGISLLMGIILASFSLILVPKNLGKIRKFTLNSAVVFFGFGLSISKVVAVGSKGIFQTAISLILVISIGLILAKIFKMEKKLSQLIVFGTAICGGSAIAATSPVIEASDEDIALSTGIVFILNTVALFLFAFFINYFKLNAEQTGIWTALSIHDTSSVVSAAAFHSTEALKIATIMKLTRTLWIIPIVIVLSFLNKSENKKIKFPIFILFFILASIVATIINLPAIYSLLTQIGKMMLSLALYMIGTSLNIQTIKKMTGKNLLYGVTLWIFSIISGYMIMMFL from the coding sequence ATGAATAAAAAAATTATATTTTATGTGGGGTGCTTAATTGCGTTAATATTTCCATTAATTAAAAGTGTTCATGCGTTTGCTTCGGGAATATCTCTTCTTATGGGAATTATTCTAGCAAGTTTTAGTTTAATTCTGGTTCCGAAAAATTTAGGAAAAATACGAAAATTTACATTAAATTCAGCTGTTGTATTTTTTGGATTTGGACTTAGCATAAGCAAGGTTGTTGCTGTTGGTAGCAAAGGAATTTTTCAGACTGCAATCAGTTTAATTTTAGTGATAAGTATTGGTTTAATTTTGGCAAAAATTTTTAAAATGGAAAAAAAATTATCACAATTAATTGTGTTTGGAACTGCAATTTGTGGTGGAAGTGCCATTGCAGCAACTTCTCCAGTAATTGAGGCTTCTGATGAGGATATTGCCTTGTCTACGGGGATAGTATTTATTTTAAACACAGTTGCATTGTTTCTTTTTGCATTTTTTATAAATTATTTTAAGTTAAATGCTGAACAAACTGGAATATGGACTGCATTAAGCATACACGATACAAGTTCAGTAGTATCAGCTGCAGCTTTTCACAGCACAGAAGCCTTGAAAATAGCCACAATTATGAAACTTACAAGAACACTTTGGATTATTCCGATAGTTATTGTTCTTAGCTTTTTAAATAAATCTGAAAATAAGAAGATTAAATTTCCGATTTTTATATTATTTTTCATTTTAGCTTCAATTGTTGCAACAATAATAAATTTGCCAGCAATTTATAGTTTGCTTACTCAAATAGGAAAAATGATGCTGTCCCTTGCACTTTATATGATTGGAACTTCATTAAATATTCAGACTATTAAAAAAATGACTGGGAAAAATCTTTTGTATGGTGTTACTCTCTGGATTTTTTCGATAATTTCAGGGTATATGATAATGATGTTTTTGTAA
- a CDS encoding Cof-type HAD-IIB family hydrolase yields the protein MNNIKAIFMDLDGTVLTSEHKVSENLIKKLRELEEKGVKTFIATGRTFISSKPFVEMLGIKNPVINYNGGRVTNPLNSEVIFEKPVEAQDVRELIKVSREKGIHLNLYMDDKLYIENETDEGKKYSESVEIPYYVKNFDEFIGKTSTKALFIAENSILLELKKELEEKLPHINFVFSKPHYLECLNKEVNKGLAIKELLKKYDISPEETMAFGDQWNDLEMLKFVKYGYLMGNATEELKQEFSKDKIILSNDEEGIYEVIKTL from the coding sequence ATGAATAATATAAAAGCGATATTTATGGATTTGGATGGAACAGTGCTGACAAGTGAGCATAAAGTTTCGGAAAATTTGATAAAAAAATTGAGAGAACTGGAAGAAAAGGGAGTAAAAACGTTTATTGCAACTGGGAGAACCTTTATTTCATCAAAGCCTTTTGTAGAAATGCTGGGTATAAAAAATCCAGTAATTAATTATAATGGTGGGAGAGTTACAAATCCTTTGAATAGTGAAGTTATCTTTGAAAAACCTGTTGAGGCACAGGATGTTAGGGAGCTTATTAAAGTTTCGAGAGAAAAGGGAATTCACTTAAATTTATATATGGATGACAAGTTATATATTGAAAATGAAACAGATGAAGGTAAAAAATATTCAGAAAGTGTGGAAATTCCATATTATGTGAAAAATTTTGATGAATTCATTGGAAAAACTTCTACGAAAGCCTTATTTATTGCAGAAAATTCCATTTTGCTGGAGTTAAAAAAGGAGTTGGAAGAAAAATTACCACATATTAATTTTGTATTTTCAAAACCGCATTATTTAGAATGCTTGAATAAGGAAGTAAATAAAGGGCTGGCAATAAAGGAACTGTTGAAAAAATATGATATTTCTCCAGAAGAAACAATGGCGTTTGGGGATCAGTGGAACGATTTGGAAATGTTGAAGTTTGTGAAATACGGATATCTTATGGGGAATGCTACGGAAGAATTGAAACAGGAGTTTTCAAAAGATAAAATTATTCTGTCAAATGATGAAGAGGGGATTTATGAAGTGATAAAAACACTTTAG
- a CDS encoding polyprenyl synthetase family protein, with amino-acid sequence MLREYLEEKKKIVEESLIELLGNYRNKYPEKLAEAMEYAVMNGGKRIRPVLMYMICDLFEKNNSENYYKVREIAIALEFIHCYSLVHDDLPAMDNDDYRRGKLTVHKKYNEAIGVLVGDVLLTEAFGIIANSKSLGDKNKVEIISKLSEYAGFFGMVGGQFVDMESENKKVEIDTLKYIHAHKTGKLLTAAIELPMIALDIEGKKREKMVEYSKLLGIAFQIKDDILDIEGNFEEIGKKSNDVQNEKTTYPSIFGLEKSKKLLQEYLEKAKKIIEDEFEGNQLFLELTDYFGNRKK; translated from the coding sequence ATGTTACGGGAATATTTGGAAGAGAAAAAGAAGATTGTGGAAGAAAGTCTGATAGAATTGCTTGGGAATTACAGAAATAAATATCCTGAAAAATTGGCGGAAGCAATGGAATATGCGGTTATGAACGGAGGAAAACGAATACGTCCTGTTTTAATGTATATGATTTGTGATTTGTTTGAAAAAAATAATTCTGAAAATTATTATAAAGTAAGGGAAATTGCCATTGCACTTGAGTTTATACATTGCTATTCACTCGTTCATGATGATTTGCCGGCGATGGACAATGATGATTACAGACGCGGTAAACTTACAGTTCATAAAAAATACAATGAAGCAATCGGAGTTCTTGTGGGAGATGTTCTTTTAACAGAAGCCTTTGGAATAATTGCAAATTCTAAAAGTTTAGGAGATAAAAATAAGGTTGAAATTATTTCAAAATTGTCTGAATATGCAGGATTTTTTGGAATGGTCGGAGGTCAGTTTGTGGATATGGAGTCTGAAAATAAGAAAGTGGAAATTGACACATTAAAGTATATTCACGCTCATAAGACTGGGAAATTGCTGACTGCTGCAATAGAATTGCCGATGATTGCTTTGGATATTGAAGGTAAAAAGCGTGAAAAAATGGTAGAATATTCAAAATTATTAGGAATTGCCTTTCAGATTAAGGATGATATTTTGGATATTGAAGGCAATTTTGAGGAAATTGGTAAAAAATCCAATGATGTCCAAAATGAAAAGACGACTTATCCTAGTATTTTTGGACTTGAAAAAAGCAAAAAATTACTTCAGGAATACTTGGAAAAAGCAAAAAAGATTATTGAAGATGAGTTTGAGGGCAATCAATTATTTTTGGAATTAACTGATTATTTTGGGAATAGAAAAAAATAA
- a CDS encoding AtpZ/AtpI family protein: MELEKEKEKETLENEITEEVKIAQLEEEKRKQRLFEIEKKLGRHNNEKELRNRKNNKLMKYFALATNMVYILALPILLMLGFYLLLKKYLFKTDQPLVLIIFLIIGAISGYWSLIKQVNNIK; this comes from the coding sequence ATGGAACTTGAAAAGGAAAAGGAAAAAGAAACTTTAGAAAATGAAATAACTGAAGAAGTCAAAATTGCACAACTAGAAGAAGAAAAGCGAAAACAGAGACTTTTTGAAATAGAAAAGAAGTTGGGTAGACATAACAACGAAAAAGAATTACGAAATAGAAAAAACAACAAATTAATGAAGTATTTTGCACTTGCAACAAATATGGTTTATATTCTAGCATTACCGATATTGCTTATGTTAGGATTTTATTTGCTTTTGAAAAAATATCTTTTTAAAACCGATCAACCACTTGTTTTAATTATTTTCTTAATAATCGGAGCTATTTCTGGATACTGGTCGCTTATAAAACAAGTAAATAACATAAAATAA
- a CDS encoding class I SAM-dependent DNA methyltransferase, with product MHKEFAEIYDIFMKHVDYDKWYEFLKMFIKKKGTVLDLGCGTGEFLWRFLKDGFSVVGVDLSKKMLEISEKKLLKNNLVNNYKLVKENIINYDNINKKNEIQEVDYIICNFDTVNYLKNEKEFLKFIEKSNQNLKKDGYLIFDAVTVDIFEEIFENDIFLDEEPEYTSIWRHEQLSENKHLIEIDLFIRENENDNLFRKYNEVQHKFIYEPEWIVETVQNNGFEIFDTASNPEFGESRIFFVLKKL from the coding sequence ATGCATAAGGAATTTGCCGAAATTTATGATATTTTTATGAAACATGTAGATTACGATAAATGGTATGAATTTTTGAAAATGTTTATTAAAAAAAAAGGAACTGTCTTGGATTTGGGATGTGGAACTGGAGAATTTTTATGGCGGTTCTTAAAAGATGGATTTTCTGTAGTTGGAGTAGATTTATCCAAAAAAATGTTGGAAATATCTGAAAAAAAATTATTAAAAAATAATTTAGTAAATAATTACAAATTAGTAAAAGAAAATATTATAAATTATGATAATATAAATAAAAAGAATGAAATTCAAGAAGTTGATTATATTATTTGTAATTTTGACACAGTAAATTATTTAAAAAATGAAAAAGAATTTTTAAAATTTATTGAAAAATCTAACCAAAATTTGAAAAAAGATGGTTATTTGATTTTTGATGCTGTGACGGTGGATATTTTTGAGGAAATATTTGAAAATGATATTTTTCTAGACGAAGAGCCTGAATATACAAGTATTTGGCGACATGAGCAATTAAGTGAAAATAAACATTTGATCGAAATTGATTTATTTATCCGTGAGAATGAAAATGATAATTTATTTAGAAAATATAACGAAGTTCAGCATAAATTTATTTATGAGCCTGAGTGGATTGTGGAAACTGTTCAAAATAATGGTTTTGAAATATTTGATACTGCTTCTAATCCTGAATTTGGAGAAAGTAGAATATTTTTTGTACTAAAAAAATTGTAA
- the xseB gene encoding exodeoxyribonuclease VII small subunit — MAVKKQSYEENIAQIDEILEKLESEELSLDDSISEYEKAIKLIKDSEKLLEVGEGKVMKVLEKNGKVEMEEFE, encoded by the coding sequence ATGGCAGTAAAAAAACAAAGTTATGAAGAAAATATTGCACAAATTGATGAAATTTTGGAAAAATTGGAAAGTGAGGAATTATCGCTAGATGATTCAATTTCTGAATACGAGAAGGCGATTAAACTTATTAAAGATTCGGAGAAATTACTTGAAGTCGGAGAAGGGAAAGTTATGAAGGTGCTTGAAAAAAATGGAAAAGTGGAAATGGAAGAGTTTGAATAA
- the dnaE gene encoding DNA polymerase III subunit alpha has translation MGNKFVYLKLHTEYSLLEGVGKIDEYVEKAKEIGVKALAINDTSMFGAIEFFKKCKNAGIKPIIGLEVFLDGLEKVGEYSLTLLAKNQNGYKNLSKLSSISYSRFTRNRNKIKYDELKKYSDDLYILSGGINSEVVKGILDLENTQVRRVIEKLGKDFGDNFFIEIPAVEKLEKARKMLFDIVRKNKFDNFVITNDVYYPNRKDAVLQKIVESIKEGSKIDTEKSENSEILYDDLYLKSENEIEKSFENNEYSEFYETGINNVEKIVENCNVDFEFHHFKFPKYSLPQNVSEKEFLRNLVFEGLFQKYLKKSVSDSEKLQLDKNFEIIEKEIAKDEIAGQKLKEVKIREELLKNNLENVLERAEYELEIIDKMGYNGYFIIVWDFIKFSRENGVYVGPGRGSAAGSIVSYALNITEIDPLEYNLIFERFLNPERISMPDIDIDFDQEQREIVINYVVNKYGAEYVAHIITFGTLKARLAIRDVGRVLNVSLVKVDKIAKMIPFNTELKDALNNIPEIRKMYETDREIKRVIDYSLKLEGKVRHASVHAAGVVISKDVLSDEIPTYSDGKTKIVSTQYQMKELEELGILKMDFLGLKNLTILRKTVENIEKRRKTRIVLNDILLNDEKTYELLTKADTMGVFQCESAGIRSLMKKMKIEKFEDIIALLALYRPGPLRSGMVDDFINVKNNRTEIKYIDDSLKYILEETYGIILYQEQVMKIVSEMANYSLGEADELRRAIGKKNPELMKKNREKFVTNAQKNGVLSKKANEIYDLVEKFGGYGFNKSHSAAYALIVYWTAYFKANYPLEFFAAIMTTEVHNLDRFVVFVNEAKEKGINIFLPDVNLSDYDFEIEENQEDKENFGKAGIRFGLFAIKGVGVALINEIKKERKNGKFVSYKDFGYRMKQNGITKKQLESLILSGALDGLDGNRFEKYKSIDKVLEYSQKKYESEEDLQMILFGGKKEISVDFQMEKSDEFPQKLLLQNEKEYLGIYVSSHPLNEKKNLINIISHNKISEISQKELKKVRIIGIVKNVKKFATRAGKEPMVKFEMEDFQKSIEVICFPREYITFGYKITEDQIMVLEGIVNSEQNKNTVILNNICNIENLEENKNLKLYILIDEEVKEKNQELKQLILKNKGDNQVFLAFKTNEKKEVVKLSEKYNVNLSLKFIRKVAKLVGIERIKLK, from the coding sequence ATGGGAAATAAATTTGTATATTTGAAATTGCATACGGAGTATTCACTGCTTGAAGGAGTAGGAAAAATAGATGAATATGTTGAAAAGGCTAAGGAAATAGGAGTAAAAGCACTTGCAATTAACGATACTTCGATGTTTGGGGCAATCGAGTTTTTTAAGAAGTGTAAAAATGCTGGAATAAAGCCGATTATTGGACTTGAGGTGTTTCTGGATGGGTTGGAGAAAGTGGGGGAGTATTCGCTTACTTTACTTGCTAAAAATCAGAATGGGTATAAAAATTTATCAAAATTGTCGTCAATTTCATATAGCAGGTTTACACGGAATCGAAATAAAATTAAGTATGATGAATTGAAAAAATATTCAGATGACTTGTATATTTTATCGGGTGGCATAAATAGTGAGGTTGTAAAGGGTATTTTGGATTTGGAAAATACTCAGGTTAGAAGGGTTATTGAGAAACTTGGTAAAGATTTTGGGGATAATTTTTTTATTGAAATTCCTGCTGTGGAAAAGCTGGAAAAGGCTAGGAAAATGCTTTTTGACATTGTGCGTAAAAATAAATTTGATAATTTTGTTATTACAAACGATGTTTATTATCCAAATCGGAAAGATGCAGTTTTGCAGAAAATTGTGGAATCAATAAAAGAGGGAAGCAAAATTGATACAGAAAAATCCGAAAATAGTGAAATTTTGTATGATGATTTGTATCTGAAATCTGAAAATGAAATAGAAAAAAGTTTTGAAAACAATGAATATAGCGAGTTTTATGAAACTGGAATTAATAATGTGGAAAAAATTGTGGAAAACTGCAATGTTGATTTTGAGTTTCATCATTTTAAATTTCCAAAATATTCATTGCCACAAAATGTGAGTGAAAAGGAGTTTTTACGAAATCTAGTATTTGAGGGACTTTTTCAAAAATATTTGAAAAAATCTGTTTCAGATTCTGAAAAATTACAGCTGGATAAAAATTTTGAGATAATAGAAAAAGAGATTGCGAAAGATGAAATTGCTGGGCAGAAATTGAAAGAAGTTAAAATTCGGGAAGAATTATTAAAGAATAATTTGGAAAATGTTTTGGAGCGTGCAGAGTATGAGTTGGAAATTATTGATAAAATGGGATACAATGGATATTTTATCATTGTCTGGGATTTTATAAAATTCTCACGTGAAAATGGGGTTTATGTTGGGCCTGGAAGGGGTTCTGCGGCTGGGAGCATTGTTTCGTATGCTTTGAATATTACGGAAATTGATCCACTTGAATATAACTTGATTTTTGAACGTTTTTTGAATCCTGAACGTATTTCGATGCCTGATATTGACATAGATTTTGATCAGGAACAGCGGGAAATTGTTATAAATTATGTGGTAAATAAATACGGGGCGGAATATGTGGCACATATCATTACGTTTGGAACGCTAAAGGCAAGGCTTGCGATTCGTGATGTGGGACGTGTGTTAAATGTTTCGCTTGTAAAAGTCGATAAAATCGCTAAAATGATACCGTTTAATACGGAACTGAAAGATGCCTTGAACAATATTCCTGAAATTAGAAAAATGTATGAAACCGACAGAGAAATAAAAAGAGTGATTGATTATTCACTAAAATTGGAGGGTAAAGTTCGTCATGCCTCTGTTCATGCAGCTGGAGTCGTTATTTCCAAAGATGTGTTAAGCGATGAGATTCCAACTTATTCTGATGGAAAAACGAAGATTGTTTCGACGCAGTATCAAATGAAGGAACTGGAAGAGCTGGGAATTTTAAAAATGGATTTCCTTGGATTGAAAAATCTCACAATTTTGCGGAAAACTGTGGAAAATATTGAGAAAAGAAGAAAAACAAGGATTGTATTAAATGATATCCTTCTAAACGATGAAAAAACTTATGAACTGCTTACAAAAGCTGATACAATGGGAGTTTTTCAATGTGAGTCAGCTGGAATCAGAAGCCTTATGAAAAAAATGAAAATTGAAAAATTTGAGGACATAATCGCATTACTTGCACTGTATCGTCCAGGACCTTTGCGAAGTGGAATGGTGGATGATTTTATAAATGTGAAAAATAACAGGACTGAGATAAAATATATTGATGATTCGCTAAAATACATACTTGAGGAAACTTACGGAATAATTTTGTATCAGGAACAGGTTATGAAAATTGTGAGTGAAATGGCAAATTATTCACTTGGGGAAGCTGATGAGCTGCGGCGTGCGATTGGAAAGAAAAATCCTGAACTAATGAAGAAAAATCGTGAAAAATTTGTAACAAATGCTCAAAAAAACGGAGTTTTATCGAAAAAGGCAAACGAAATTTATGATTTAGTGGAAAAATTTGGTGGATATGGATTTAACAAGTCACATTCGGCGGCTTACGCCTTGATTGTTTACTGGACAGCGTATTTTAAGGCAAATTATCCATTGGAGTTTTTTGCTGCGATAATGACAACCGAAGTGCATAATTTGGATAGATTTGTTGTTTTTGTGAATGAAGCGAAGGAAAAAGGGATTAATATATTTTTGCCAGATGTGAATTTGTCTGATTATGATTTTGAAATTGAAGAAAATCAGGAGGATAAAGAAAATTTTGGAAAGGCTGGAATAAGATTTGGACTTTTTGCGATAAAAGGCGTGGGGGTAGCTTTAATTAATGAAATAAAAAAAGAACGAAAAAACGGAAAGTTTGTTTCCTATAAAGATTTTGGATATCGGATGAAGCAAAACGGAATTACAAAAAAACAGCTGGAATCGCTAATTTTATCGGGAGCATTAGATGGACTTGATGGAAACAGGTTTGAAAAATACAAGTCTATTGACAAAGTTCTAGAATACAGCCAGAAAAAATACGAATCTGAAGAAGATTTGCAAATGATTTTATTCGGCGGTAAAAAAGAAATATCAGTTGACTTCCAGATGGAAAAAAGTGATGAATTTCCTCAAAAACTTTTACTTCAAAACGAAAAGGAATATTTGGGAATCTACGTTTCAAGCCATCCTTTAAATGAGAAAAAAAATTTGATAAATATAATTTCCCATAACAAAATATCAGAAATTTCCCAAAAAGAGCTAAAAAAAGTAAGAATTATCGGAATAGTAAAAAATGTAAAAAAATTTGCAACACGGGCTGGAAAAGAGCCAATGGTAAAATTTGAAATGGAAGATTTTCAAAAAAGCATTGAAGTAATCTGTTTTCCAAGAGAATACATAACTTTTGGATATAAAATTACGGAAGATCAGATTATGGTGCTGGAAGGAATTGTAAATTCCGAGCAAAATAAAAATACAGTTATTTTAAACAACATTTGCAACATTGAAAATCTGGAAGAAAACAAGAATCTGAAATTATACATCTTGATTGACGAAGAAGTGAAAGAAAAAAATCAGGAATTGAAGCAGCTTATTTTGAAAAATAAAGGTGATAATCAAGTATTTTTAGCGTTTAAAACGAATGAGAAAAAGGAAGTTGTAAAACTGTCTGAAAAATATAATGTGAACTTGTCGCTCAAGTTTATTAGGAAAGTTGCGAAATTGGTAGGTATTGAGAGAATAAAGTTGAAATGA
- a CDS encoding VOC family protein encodes MKKYDNFFVPVDDLEIAKKYYKNNLGLKVKFDFSDMGMVAFSIDGEEAAIILKDKNKFKDLKQTIWFEVDNVNRKYQQMKESGIKFLSEPFRIRTGYAVEFEDPFGNRFGITDYSVLE; translated from the coding sequence ATGAAAAAATACGATAACTTTTTTGTTCCAGTTGATGATTTAGAAATAGCAAAAAAATATTATAAAAATAACTTAGGATTAAAAGTAAAGTTTGACTTTTCGGATATGGGAATGGTAGCATTCAGTATTGATGGTGAAGAAGCGGCAATAATATTAAAAGATAAAAACAAATTTAAAGACTTGAAACAGACAATATGGTTTGAAGTAGATAATGTAAATCGTAAGTATCAGCAAATGAAAGAAAGCGGAATTAAATTTTTATCGGAACCTTTCAGAATAAGAACAGGATATGCTGTTGAGTTTGAAGATCCGTTTGGAAATAGATTTGGAATAACTGATTATTCTGTACTAGAATAG
- the rsmD gene encoding 16S rRNA (guanine(966)-N(2))-methyltransferase RsmD, whose amino-acid sequence MRIVAGTLKNRRIKSREGRETRPTLERIKEAIFSIIGEKVVDAKFLDLYSGTGNVSFEALSRGSKRAIMIEEDKEALRVIIENVNHLGVEEKCRAYKNDVFRAIEILSRKNETFDIIFLDPPYKENISTTTIEKISEENLLERDGIIISEHSTYEKMADKIGDFVKYDERDYNKKVVSFYRFEG is encoded by the coding sequence ATGAGAATTGTAGCAGGAACATTGAAAAATAGAAGAATAAAATCAAGGGAAGGAAGAGAAACTAGACCTACGCTAGAAAGAATAAAAGAGGCAATTTTCAGTATAATTGGAGAAAAAGTAGTAGATGCAAAATTTTTGGACTTATATTCAGGAACTGGAAATGTCTCATTTGAAGCACTTAGCCGTGGTTCAAAAAGAGCGATTATGATTGAGGAAGATAAAGAGGCGCTAAGAGTAATTATTGAAAATGTGAATCATCTTGGAGTGGAAGAAAAATGTCGTGCCTATAAAAATGATGTTTTTCGAGCGATAGAAATCCTTTCAAGAAAAAATGAAACATTTGATATAATATTTTTGGATCCGCCTTACAAGGAAAATATCTCAACAACAACGATTGAAAAAATATCAGAAGAAAATCTTTTGGAACGAGATGGAATTATAATTTCAGAACACAGCACGTATGAGAAAATGGCGGATAAAATAGGTGATTTTGTGAAATATGATGAAAGAGATTATAATAAGAAGGTAGTTAGTTTTTATAGGTTTGAAGGATAA
- a CDS encoding polyphenol oxidase family protein: MFIEKKNYFYIEEFEKYGITAVYTKKIAGNMSDYCPIENQIEGIQKKNREKLLEELNLTDKQEVMAFQTHSNNVKIIDKDTTKYYYEKEEDIDGFLTKRKDITIFTFYADCLPIFVYDKENQVIGVWHSGWPGTFKEMMKSGLLEMQKNYGTQVENVVMALGIGIGQKDYEVGNEFYDKFVEKFGKSNREIVEKSFWFNDKTEKYHFDNTKFNELMALKLGIKQKNLIVATESTFDEKFHSYRREGKNAGRATAMISFK, translated from the coding sequence ATGTTTATAGAAAAGAAAAATTATTTTTATATTGAAGAGTTTGAAAAATATGGTATTACAGCGGTCTATACAAAAAAAATCGCTGGAAATATGTCTGATTATTGCCCAATTGAAAATCAAATAGAAGGTATCCAGAAAAAAAATCGTGAAAAGTTGCTAGAAGAGTTGAATTTAACAGATAAACAAGAAGTGATGGCATTTCAGACACATTCTAACAATGTCAAAATTATTGATAAAGATACAACAAAATATTATTATGAAAAAGAGGAAGATATTGATGGATTTCTGACAAAAAGGAAAGATATTACAATTTTTACATTTTATGCGGATTGTTTGCCGATTTTTGTATACGATAAGGAAAATCAGGTTATAGGAGTGTGGCATTCAGGATGGCCGGGGACATTTAAAGAAATGATGAAGTCAGGGCTTTTAGAAATGCAGAAAAATTATGGGACGCAAGTTGAGAATGTAGTAATGGCATTAGGAATTGGAATTGGTCAGAAGGACTACGAAGTTGGAAATGAATTTTATGATAAGTTTGTCGAAAAATTTGGGAAAAGTAACAGAGAAATTGTGGAAAAATCATTTTGGTTTAATGATAAAACAGAAAAATATCATTTTGACAATACAAAATTTAATGAACTTATGGCACTCAAACTTGGGATAAAACAGAAAAATTTGATTGTAGCAACTGAAAGTACATTTGATGAGAAATTTCATTCTTATAGAAGGGAAGGCAAAAATGCTGGAAGGGCTACGGCTATGATTAGTTTTAAATAA
- the cbiB gene encoding adenosylcobinamide-phosphate synthase CbiB — MNFLIKIWIAFILDLIFGDPEKITHPVQIIGKMITFLEKKLYGKKGSFVGGAVLGILVVISTFLVMYGFVKLTKIVKVLQIFEIYLMYTIFSVKSLAREGKRVYKILKLGNLKVAREKLSYLVSRDTEKMDKVMIIRSTMETISENMVDGVIAPMFYMFVGGLPLAMAYKAINTLDSMVGYKNEKYAKFGTFSAKLDDVVNFIPARISGIFITAASYILRYNYKNAWKIFKRDRKNHASPNSGHSESAVAGALGVQFGGKVSYFGKEVEKPTIGDKIKEFRLEDIKKNILLMYVTSFVAIFCFSIIHLLINGMFNGVFNSVAYFVTYFFVNMLF; from the coding sequence ATGAATTTTTTAATAAAAATATGGATTGCATTTATTTTGGACTTGATTTTTGGAGATCCAGAAAAAATTACACATCCAGTCCAGATTATTGGTAAAATGATTACATTTTTAGAGAAAAAATTATATGGGAAAAAGGGAAGCTTTGTTGGTGGAGCAGTTTTAGGTATTTTAGTAGTTATAAGTACATTTTTAGTAATGTACGGATTTGTCAAATTAACAAAAATTGTAAAAGTTCTGCAGATTTTTGAAATTTATTTGATGTATACGATATTTTCAGTAAAATCATTGGCTCGTGAAGGAAAAAGGGTTTATAAGATTTTAAAATTAGGAAATCTGAAAGTGGCAAGGGAAAAATTGTCTTATTTGGTTTCAAGAGATACTGAAAAGATGGATAAAGTTATGATTATTAGAAGTACAATGGAAACAATTTCTGAAAATATGGTGGATGGCGTGATTGCACCGATGTTTTATATGTTTGTAGGTGGACTTCCACTTGCAATGGCCTATAAGGCAATAAATACACTTGATTCAATGGTTGGGTACAAAAATGAGAAATATGCAAAGTTTGGTACATTTTCAGCAAAATTAGACGATGTGGTAAACTTTATTCCAGCTAGAATTTCTGGGATTTTTATAACAGCAGCAAGCTATATTTTAAGATACAATTACAAAAATGCATGGAAAATATTTAAAAGAGATAGAAAAAATCATGCGAGTCCAAATTCAGGACATTCAGAAAGTGCAGTAGCGGGAGCATTGGGAGTTCAGTTTGGTGGAAAAGTTTCATATTTTGGGAAAGAAGTGGAAAAGCCCACAATAGGAGATAAGATAAAGGAATTTAGATTAGAAGATATTAAAAAAAATATATTATTGATGTATGTTACAAGTTTTGTAGCGATATTCTGTTTTTCTATAATACATTTACTTATAAACGGTATGTTTAATGGTGTTTTTAATTCAGTTGCATATTTTGTAACATATTTTTTTGTAAATATGCTGTTTTAA